One part of the Dasypus novemcinctus isolate mDasNov1 chromosome 27, mDasNov1.1.hap2, whole genome shotgun sequence genome encodes these proteins:
- the SLC35F2 gene encoding solute carrier family 35 member F2 isoform X3, with the protein MQMKRWMPETDQLGLILKTSKHILKTIALGQMLSLCICGTAITSQYLAERYKVNTPMLQSFLSYCLLFLIYTVMLTFRSGSDNLLCILKRKWWKYILLGLADVEANYLIVRAYQYTTLTSVQLLDCFGIPVLMALSWFVLYARYRVVHFIAVAICLLGVGTMVGADILAGREDSSGSSVLTGDILVLLGASLYAVSNVCEEYIVKKLSRQEFLGMVGLFGTIISGIQLLIVEYTEVVSIPWNWKIVLLFVAFALCMFCLYSFMPLVIKVTSATSVNLGILTADLYSLFFGLFLFCHKFSGLYILSFGIIMVGFVLYCSVPTRTAEPAESSVPPVTCIGIDNLGLKIEENLQETQAAIL; encoded by the exons gCATATTTTGAAAACAATTGCTCTGGGTCAGATGTTGTCCTTGTGTATTTGTGGAACAGCCATCACCAGCCAGTATTTGGCTGAAAGATACAAAGTGAACACCCCGATGCTTCAGAGCTTTCTCAGCTATTGCTTGCTGTTCCTAATTTATACCGTGATGCTGACATTTCGATCAG GCAGTGATAACCTTTTATGcatcttgaaaagaaaatggtggaagtaTATTCTGCTGGGACTAGCAGACGTGGAAGCTAATTACCTGATTGTCAGAGCATACCAGTACACAACTCTAACTAGTGTCCAG CTTTTGGATTGCTTTGGCATTCCTGTGCTGATGGCGCTCTCCTGGTTCGTTCTCTACGCCAGGTACAGAGTGGTCCACTTCATCGCCGTGGCCATCTGTCTCCTGGGCGTGGGGACCATGGTTGGTGCAGACATCTTAGCAGGAAGGGAAGATAGTTCAG GTAGCAGTGTGCTGACCGGCGACATCTTGGTCCTCCTCGGGGCCTCCCTCTACGCCGTTTCCAACGTGTGTGAAGAGTACATCGTGAAGAAGCTGAGCAGGCAGGAGTTTTTAGGAATGGTGGGCTTATTTGGAACAATTATCAGCGGCATCCAGCT ATTGATCGTGGAATACACGGAGGTTGTCAGCATTCCCTGGAACTGGAAAATTG TCCTGCTGTTTGTGGCATTTGCCCTCTGTATGTTTTGCCTGTACAGCTTCATGCCGTTGGTGATTAAAGTCACCAGTGCCACGTCTGTCAACCTGGGTATCCTTACAGCTGACCTCTACAGccttttttttggtctctttctATTTTGCCATAAG TTTTCAGGGCTCTACATCCTGTCCTTCGGCATCATCATGGTGGGCTTCGTGCTGTACTGCTCCGTCCCCACGCGCACGGCAGAGCCGGCGGAGAGCAGCGTGCCCCCCGTCACCTGCATTGGGATCGACAACCTGGGGCTGAAGATTGAGGAGAACCTCCAGGAGACCCAGGCCGCCATCTTGTAG
- the SLC35F2 gene encoding solute carrier family 35 member F2 isoform X4: MLSLCICGTAITSQYLAERYKVNTPMLQSFLSYCLLFLIYTVMLTFRSGSDNLLCILKRKWWKYILLGLADVEANYLIVRAYQYTTLTSVQLLDCFGIPVLMALSWFVLYARYRVVHFIAVAICLLGVGTMVGADILAGREDSSGSSVLTGDILVLLGASLYAVSNVCEEYIVKKLSRQEFLGMVGLFGTIISGIQLLIVEYTEVVSIPWNWKIVLLFVAFALCMFCLYSFMPLVIKVTSATSVNLGILTADLYSLFFGLFLFCHKFSGLYILSFGIIMVGFVLYCSVPTRTAEPAESSVPPVTCIGIDNLGLKIEENLQETQAAIL, from the exons ATGTTGTCCTTGTGTATTTGTGGAACAGCCATCACCAGCCAGTATTTGGCTGAAAGATACAAAGTGAACACCCCGATGCTTCAGAGCTTTCTCAGCTATTGCTTGCTGTTCCTAATTTATACCGTGATGCTGACATTTCGATCAG GCAGTGATAACCTTTTATGcatcttgaaaagaaaatggtggaagtaTATTCTGCTGGGACTAGCAGACGTGGAAGCTAATTACCTGATTGTCAGAGCATACCAGTACACAACTCTAACTAGTGTCCAG CTTTTGGATTGCTTTGGCATTCCTGTGCTGATGGCGCTCTCCTGGTTCGTTCTCTACGCCAGGTACAGAGTGGTCCACTTCATCGCCGTGGCCATCTGTCTCCTGGGCGTGGGGACCATGGTTGGTGCAGACATCTTAGCAGGAAGGGAAGATAGTTCAG GTAGCAGTGTGCTGACCGGCGACATCTTGGTCCTCCTCGGGGCCTCCCTCTACGCCGTTTCCAACGTGTGTGAAGAGTACATCGTGAAGAAGCTGAGCAGGCAGGAGTTTTTAGGAATGGTGGGCTTATTTGGAACAATTATCAGCGGCATCCAGCT ATTGATCGTGGAATACACGGAGGTTGTCAGCATTCCCTGGAACTGGAAAATTG TCCTGCTGTTTGTGGCATTTGCCCTCTGTATGTTTTGCCTGTACAGCTTCATGCCGTTGGTGATTAAAGTCACCAGTGCCACGTCTGTCAACCTGGGTATCCTTACAGCTGACCTCTACAGccttttttttggtctctttctATTTTGCCATAAG TTTTCAGGGCTCTACATCCTGTCCTTCGGCATCATCATGGTGGGCTTCGTGCTGTACTGCTCCGTCCCCACGCGCACGGCAGAGCCGGCGGAGAGCAGCGTGCCCCCCGTCACCTGCATTGGGATCGACAACCTGGGGCTGAAGATTGAGGAGAACCTCCAGGAGACCCAGGCCGCCATCTTGTAG
- the SLC35F2 gene encoding solute carrier family 35 member F2 isoform X2 yields the protein MASESKHILKTIALGQMLSLCICGTAITSQYLAERYKVNTPMLQSFLSYCLLFLIYTVMLTFRSGSDNLLCILKRKWWKYILLGLADVEANYLIVRAYQYTTLTSVQLLDCFGIPVLMALSWFVLYARYRVVHFIAVAICLLGVGTMVGADILAGREDSSGSSVLTGDILVLLGASLYAVSNVCEEYIVKKLSRQEFLGMVGLFGTIISGIQLLIVEYTEVVSIPWNWKIVLLFVAFALCMFCLYSFMPLVIKVTSATSVNLGILTADLYSLFFGLFLFCHKFSGLYILSFGIIMVGFVLYCSVPTRTAEPAESSVPPVTCIGIDNLGLKIEENLQETQAAIL from the exons gCATATTTTGAAAACAATTGCTCTGGGTCAGATGTTGTCCTTGTGTATTTGTGGAACAGCCATCACCAGCCAGTATTTGGCTGAAAGATACAAAGTGAACACCCCGATGCTTCAGAGCTTTCTCAGCTATTGCTTGCTGTTCCTAATTTATACCGTGATGCTGACATTTCGATCAG GCAGTGATAACCTTTTATGcatcttgaaaagaaaatggtggaagtaTATTCTGCTGGGACTAGCAGACGTGGAAGCTAATTACCTGATTGTCAGAGCATACCAGTACACAACTCTAACTAGTGTCCAG CTTTTGGATTGCTTTGGCATTCCTGTGCTGATGGCGCTCTCCTGGTTCGTTCTCTACGCCAGGTACAGAGTGGTCCACTTCATCGCCGTGGCCATCTGTCTCCTGGGCGTGGGGACCATGGTTGGTGCAGACATCTTAGCAGGAAGGGAAGATAGTTCAG GTAGCAGTGTGCTGACCGGCGACATCTTGGTCCTCCTCGGGGCCTCCCTCTACGCCGTTTCCAACGTGTGTGAAGAGTACATCGTGAAGAAGCTGAGCAGGCAGGAGTTTTTAGGAATGGTGGGCTTATTTGGAACAATTATCAGCGGCATCCAGCT ATTGATCGTGGAATACACGGAGGTTGTCAGCATTCCCTGGAACTGGAAAATTG TCCTGCTGTTTGTGGCATTTGCCCTCTGTATGTTTTGCCTGTACAGCTTCATGCCGTTGGTGATTAAAGTCACCAGTGCCACGTCTGTCAACCTGGGTATCCTTACAGCTGACCTCTACAGccttttttttggtctctttctATTTTGCCATAAG TTTTCAGGGCTCTACATCCTGTCCTTCGGCATCATCATGGTGGGCTTCGTGCTGTACTGCTCCGTCCCCACGCGCACGGCAGAGCCGGCGGAGAGCAGCGTGCCCCCCGTCACCTGCATTGGGATCGACAACCTGGGGCTGAAGATTGAGGAGAACCTCCAGGAGACCCAGGCCGCCATCTTGTAG